Proteins co-encoded in one Arachis hypogaea cultivar Tifrunner chromosome 11, arahy.Tifrunner.gnm2.J5K5, whole genome shotgun sequence genomic window:
- the LOC140176075 gene encoding uncharacterized protein, which yields MGLELLLERGVKNVEIFGDSQLVVRQVSLEYRCVSENLRKYFNVATKLLSEFDNIIVRHVPRELNQEANELAQIASRYKIKSSTLEKLVRIKDIFMPLREREVLSLEKLDPEDWRVPIVEYLKNPSLSVNRKLKYRAQSYVLISNVLFKKSVDGNLLTCLGEKEAYLALAEVHEGICGAHQSGKK from the coding sequence ATGGGACTGGAATTATTATTAGAAAGAGGAGTTAAAAATGTAGAAATTTTTGGGGATTCACAGCTTGTAGTCCGTCAAGTATCACTCGAATATAGGTGTGTTAGTGAAAATTTGAGAAAGTATTTCAATGTGGCTACAAAGTTGTTGAGTGAATTTGATAATATCATTGTAAGGCATGTTCCAAGGGAGTTAAACCAAGAAGCAAATGAATTAGCTCAAATTGCTTCAAGATATAAGATCAAGTCCTCAAcactagaaaaattggtaaggatAAAAGACATATTTATGCCTTTGAGAGAAAGAGAAGTGTTGTCATTAGAAAAACTAGACCCAGAAGATTGGAGAGTACCAATTGTGGAATATTTAAAAAATCCAAGTCTTAGTGTCAATAGAAAACTTAAATATAGGGCTCAAAGTTATGTTCTAATAAGTAATGTCTTGTTTAAGAAATCTGTTGATGGGAACCTCTTGACATGTTTGGGAGAAAAAGAAGCGTACTTGGCTCTTGCTGAAGTGCATGAGGGAATTTGTGGCGCCCATCAATCAGGGAAAAAATGA
- the LOC112720618 gene encoding uncharacterized protein isoform X2 has translation MSVSFPGNRCSIYAVLWSLLGCFFLLQLYLNTRQRDGKGGREVQFRVTHLPQFREIQELEEIHFQLSPPRGKRSPRALKRRPKHRTPTLADELMDENSQLRQLFFPGKKSVVDPMITAQNDSYYYYPGKIWLDTDGNPIQAHGGGILYEEKSSTYYWYGEYKDGPTYRAHKKGAYRVDIIGVACYSSKDLWTWKHEGIVLAAEETNKSHDLYKSNVLERPKVIYNEKTRKYVMWMHVDDANYTKASVGVAISDTPDGPFDYLGSQRPHGYDSRDMTIFKDDDGVAYIIYSSFDNSELHIGPLTEDYLDVTPDMRRILVGEHREAPALFKHQGTYYMITSGCTGWAPNEALAHAAESIMGPWETMGNPCVGGNKMLRLTTFFAQSTFVLPLPRFPGSFIFMADRWNPVDLRDSRYVWLPLIVAGPVDQPLEYSFEFPLWSRISIYWHRQWRLPQGWSIS, from the exons ATGTCGGTTAGTTTTCCAGGCAA CAGATGTTCTATATATGCCGTGTTATGGAGCTTGTTAGGATGCTTTTTTCTGCTTCAATTGTATTTGAATACTCGCCAAAGAGATGGAAAAGGTGGCAGAGAGGTTCAATTTCGGGTGACTCATCTTCCTCAGTTCCGTGAGATTCAAGAACTGGAAGAGATACACTTCCAATTGTCCCCACCACGAGGCAAGAGATCCCCTCGGGCGCTGAAGCGCAGGCCTAAGCATCGGACTCCCACTTTGGCAGATGAACTCATGGATGAGAATTCCCAACTGAGACAATTATTTTTTCCTGGTAAAAAGAGTGTTGTAGATCCAATGATTACTGCACAGAATGATAGCTATTACTACTACCCCGGGAAGATTTGGTTGGATACGGATGGAAATCCTATTCAAGCTCATGGAGGGGGCATTCTTTATGAAGAAAAATCAAGCACATACTATTGGTATGGTGAATATAAAGATGGTCCTACATACCGTGCTCACAAGAAAGGAGCTTATCGT GTGGACATTATAGGAGTTGCTTGTTATTCTTCTAAGGATCTTTGGACATGGAAACATGAGGGAATTGTTTTGGCGGCAGAGGAAACAAACAAATCCCATGATCTTTACAAGTCCAATGTGCTTGAGAGGCCGAAAGTGATTTACAATGAGAAGACTCGAAAGTATGTGATGTGGATGCATGTCGATGATGCTAATTATACCAAAGCTTCTGTTGGTGTAGCCATTAGTGATACACCGGATGGTCCTTTTGATTATCTTGGTAGCCAAAGGCCCCATGGATATGATAGCAGGGACATGACAATTTTCAAAGACGATGATGGCGTGGCATACATAATCTACTCCTCCTTTGATAATAGCGAACTCCACATTGGACCACTAACCGAAGATTATCTCGACGTTACACCAGACATGAGGAGGATTCTTGTGGGAGAGCATAGAGAAGCGCCTGCTCTCTTCAAGCACCAAGGCACATATTACATGATCACTTCAGGGTGTACAGGATGGGCCCCAAACGAGGCTCTGGCTCATGCGGCTGAGTCAATAATGGGGCCTTGGGAAACAATGGGAAATCCGTGCGTTGGAGGAAACAAGATGTTAAGACTAACTACCTTCTTTGCTCAGAGCACTTTTGTGCTTCCCCTACCAAGATTCCCAGGTTCGTTTATCTTCATGGCAGATAGGTGGAATCCGGTGGACTTGAGAGACTCACGATATGTCTGGTTGCCGCTGATAGTGGCCGGACCAGTCGACCAACCACTGGAATACAGTTTTGAATTTCCTTTGTGGTCAAGAATTTCCATCTACTGGCATAGACAATGGAGACTGCCTCAGGGGTGGAGCATATCTTAA
- the LOC112720618 gene encoding uncharacterized protein isoform X1 — MRMRNVYRKSMALHFNAGSRCSIYAVLWSLLGCFFLLQLYLNTRQRDGKGGREVQFRVTHLPQFREIQELEEIHFQLSPPRGKRSPRALKRRPKHRTPTLADELMDENSQLRQLFFPGKKSVVDPMITAQNDSYYYYPGKIWLDTDGNPIQAHGGGILYEEKSSTYYWYGEYKDGPTYRAHKKGAYRVDIIGVACYSSKDLWTWKHEGIVLAAEETNKSHDLYKSNVLERPKVIYNEKTRKYVMWMHVDDANYTKASVGVAISDTPDGPFDYLGSQRPHGYDSRDMTIFKDDDGVAYIIYSSFDNSELHIGPLTEDYLDVTPDMRRILVGEHREAPALFKHQGTYYMITSGCTGWAPNEALAHAAESIMGPWETMGNPCVGGNKMLRLTTFFAQSTFVLPLPRFPGSFIFMADRWNPVDLRDSRYVWLPLIVAGPVDQPLEYSFEFPLWSRISIYWHRQWRLPQGWSIS, encoded by the exons ATGAGGATGAGGAACGTATACCGGAAATCAATGGCTTTACATTTCAATGCAGGGAGCAGATGTTCTATATATGCCGTGTTATGGAGCTTGTTAGGATGCTTTTTTCTGCTTCAATTGTATTTGAATACTCGCCAAAGAGATGGAAAAGGTGGCAGAGAGGTTCAATTTCGGGTGACTCATCTTCCTCAGTTCCGTGAGATTCAAGAACTGGAAGAGATACACTTCCAATTGTCCCCACCACGAGGCAAGAGATCCCCTCGGGCGCTGAAGCGCAGGCCTAAGCATCGGACTCCCACTTTGGCAGATGAACTCATGGATGAGAATTCCCAACTGAGACAATTATTTTTTCCTGGTAAAAAGAGTGTTGTAGATCCAATGATTACTGCACAGAATGATAGCTATTACTACTACCCCGGGAAGATTTGGTTGGATACGGATGGAAATCCTATTCAAGCTCATGGAGGGGGCATTCTTTATGAAGAAAAATCAAGCACATACTATTGGTATGGTGAATATAAAGATGGTCCTACATACCGTGCTCACAAGAAAGGAGCTTATCGT GTGGACATTATAGGAGTTGCTTGTTATTCTTCTAAGGATCTTTGGACATGGAAACATGAGGGAATTGTTTTGGCGGCAGAGGAAACAAACAAATCCCATGATCTTTACAAGTCCAATGTGCTTGAGAGGCCGAAAGTGATTTACAATGAGAAGACTCGAAAGTATGTGATGTGGATGCATGTCGATGATGCTAATTATACCAAAGCTTCTGTTGGTGTAGCCATTAGTGATACACCGGATGGTCCTTTTGATTATCTTGGTAGCCAAAGGCCCCATGGATATGATAGCAGGGACATGACAATTTTCAAAGACGATGATGGCGTGGCATACATAATCTACTCCTCCTTTGATAATAGCGAACTCCACATTGGACCACTAACCGAAGATTATCTCGACGTTACACCAGACATGAGGAGGATTCTTGTGGGAGAGCATAGAGAAGCGCCTGCTCTCTTCAAGCACCAAGGCACATATTACATGATCACTTCAGGGTGTACAGGATGGGCCCCAAACGAGGCTCTGGCTCATGCGGCTGAGTCAATAATGGGGCCTTGGGAAACAATGGGAAATCCGTGCGTTGGAGGAAACAAGATGTTAAGACTAACTACCTTCTTTGCTCAGAGCACTTTTGTGCTTCCCCTACCAAGATTCCCAGGTTCGTTTATCTTCATGGCAGATAGGTGGAATCCGGTGGACTTGAGAGACTCACGATATGTCTGGTTGCCGCTGATAGTGGCCGGACCAGTCGACCAACCACTGGAATACAGTTTTGAATTTCCTTTGTGGTCAAGAATTTCCATCTACTGGCATAGACAATGGAGACTGCCTCAGGGGTGGAGCATATCTTAA